A window of Candidatus Woesearchaeota archaeon genomic DNA:
GCGTTCATGGAATCCGACCTTTTTTTCAGACTTCTTGAATTCCTCCTTTTCGATGCTGTTAATGGTATCTGGTTTTAAATCGTGTTCCCGATCTTTCAGAAAAAAACGGGCGGGTCGTTTGCCTACTTTGATAAATTTTGAGCGTTCATTATCACGAACTTCGACGTAAAGCCTTGCACCTAATGTTTGCCAAGGAGTCTGCCCAATACTTTGTATTTTTTCAGTGAGCGTTTTTTCCTTTCCTATGTTCCATACTTCTTGATAGGTGAGCGGATTGGTAGCAGTTTTCAGTACATCGTATGCCAAATCGAGAAATGAGTAGCTCATAACAATTTCCTAATGTGTGGTTGGAACAAAACACGCGCAAGACGGAAGCGATGTTGGACAGATGAGTCACAAGCGTGTTGTATGTGCATCACGCCGCATAGCGTTGAATTTCCACTTCCACCCGGCGCTGTGCGGTGCCATCGGCATCGGCATAAACCCGGCGTGCAATGGGTTCGCTCAGGTAATATTCGCCGCAGTCGTCACAGATTTCAGCAGGAACATCACGGATGACCACGACCGCCTTGTCGCGTTGCAGCGTAACGGTGGTAATGCCGGGGTGTGTCTGTCCGGTTTTGCAGATTACACACTTCATCATGCTCTCCTTCTCTTGAATGACTCATCCCAAATCGCGGGATCAGGCAGGTAGATTGTAACCAGATGGCAACTTCCCGTTGCCAGATCGCGCGCAACGACCATATGAACAGGCTGGCTTTCATAAAAGCCCAACAGCAAAACACTGGGAAAAGGCTGGTCATCCGGATAGTC
This region includes:
- a CDS encoding DUF4258 domain-containing protein, yielding MDCKTLHFSRHAFERMFQRGINPDAVAQIMTEGEVIADYPDDQPFPSVLLLGFYESQPVHMVVARDLATGSCHLVTIYLPDPAIWDESFKRRRA
- a CDS encoding type II toxin-antitoxin system MqsA family antitoxin; this encodes MKCVICKTGQTHPGITTVTLQRDKAVVVIRDVPAEICDDCGEYYLSEPIARRVYADADGTAQRRVEVEIQRYAA